A region from the Candidatus Electrothrix scaldis genome encodes:
- a CDS encoding heme NO-binding domain-containing protein, with the protein MKGVIVTCFARLVRDRYGEDKWEEALEGAGMDRHAIFFATSQLDDAAFIKIVTSVCKVLKLTLPQMAEAFGEYWMNEYAPRIYGVYLQEASSAKEFLLNMDKIHETVTSTIPNSQPPRFDYEWTGSRTLVMQYNSHRGLIDFFIGLTKGVGEYFQEELVVNKLSDTEVEIIFSKE; encoded by the coding sequence ATGAAAGGGGTGATTGTAACCTGCTTTGCCCGATTGGTCAGGGATCGCTACGGAGAAGATAAATGGGAGGAGGCACTGGAAGGTGCGGGCATGGATCGGCACGCTATCTTTTTTGCAACTTCCCAGTTGGATGATGCCGCCTTTATAAAGATAGTCACCTCTGTTTGTAAGGTCCTGAAACTGACGCTTCCCCAAATGGCAGAAGCCTTTGGCGAATACTGGATGAATGAATATGCTCCCAGGATCTACGGGGTGTATCTCCAGGAGGCCAGCTCTGCAAAAGAATTCCTGCTGAATATGGATAAAATCCATGAAACAGTGACCTCCACAATTCCGAATTCCCAACCGCCCCGATTCGACTATGAATGGACCGGAAGCAGAACTCTGGTTATGCAATACAACTCCCATCGCGGCCTGATAGATTTCTTTATAGGTTTGACTAAGGGCGTGGGAGAATATTTTCAGGAAGAGCTGGTGGTGAATAAGTTGAGTGATACGGAAGTGGAAATCATTTTTTCAAAGGAATAA
- a CDS encoding sigma-54 dependent transcriptional regulator — translation MHTILVVDDEPNYLIVLSELLRDEGYEVFTADSGQAGLRMAREIDLDLVISDMKMPGMDGIALLAKLKEFNQQLPVILITAYAEVGKAVEAMHLGAFTYLAKPFSNEELLASTRKAVEHYGMVREIRRLRSEATFTSGFGGMIGKNPNMLVVYRLIEKVAPTPSSVLITGESGTGKELVARAIHNLSERKDAPFISVNCAALSEHLLESELFGHEKGAFTDAAAMRKGRFELADTGTLFLDEIGEMTPALQAKLLRVLQERSFERVGGNSTISIDVRILAATNKDLKDEVEQGSFRNDLFYRLNVIHIHMPPLRERLDDIPALVHYFLKKNGERLGREKNEISPEAMRLLVSLPWEGNIRELENTIERAAILCNDGCIEAEDVQPDSSQMPGIQEWSSTLELGQFIPEGLSLSEVLSGIEEKLVRQALEEANNVQARAAEKLGITKSLLQYKMKKYNLQRKKK, via the coding sequence ATGCATACTATTCTCGTAGTTGATGACGAACCGAATTACCTGATTGTCCTTTCTGAGCTGCTGCGCGATGAGGGCTACGAAGTCTTTACAGCGGACAGCGGGCAGGCTGGTTTGAGAATGGCCAGGGAAATAGACCTTGACCTGGTTATCAGTGATATGAAAATGCCGGGCATGGACGGAATTGCCCTGCTGGCAAAGCTGAAGGAATTTAACCAGCAGTTGCCGGTTATCCTGATCACTGCCTATGCAGAGGTGGGCAAGGCGGTTGAGGCCATGCATCTTGGTGCCTTCACCTATCTGGCTAAGCCCTTTTCCAATGAGGAGTTGCTGGCATCAACCCGTAAGGCTGTAGAACATTACGGTATGGTACGGGAGATCCGGCGCCTGCGCAGCGAGGCCACCTTTACCTCTGGTTTTGGTGGCATGATCGGTAAAAACCCCAATATGCTGGTCGTCTACCGCCTGATTGAAAAGGTTGCGCCTACGCCTTCCTCTGTCCTGATTACCGGTGAGTCTGGTACAGGAAAGGAATTGGTGGCTCGGGCTATTCATAACTTGAGCGAGCGCAAAGATGCCCCTTTTATCTCGGTGAACTGTGCAGCACTTTCCGAGCATCTGCTGGAAAGCGAGTTGTTTGGGCATGAGAAAGGAGCCTTTACCGATGCCGCAGCCATGCGCAAAGGTCGATTTGAGCTGGCTGATACCGGGACCCTTTTTCTCGATGAAATAGGGGAGATGACCCCGGCCCTGCAGGCCAAGCTGTTGCGGGTACTCCAGGAACGCTCCTTTGAGCGGGTGGGAGGAAACAGCACTATTTCTATTGATGTCCGTATCCTTGCTGCCACCAATAAGGACCTGAAAGATGAGGTTGAACAGGGATCCTTCCGTAACGATCTCTTTTATCGTCTCAATGTTATCCATATTCATATGCCACCTCTGCGGGAGCGTTTGGACGATATTCCAGCCTTGGTCCATTATTTTCTCAAGAAAAATGGCGAGCGGCTTGGACGGGAAAAGAACGAGATTTCTCCAGAAGCCATGCGCCTGCTTGTCAGTCTGCCCTGGGAAGGCAATATTCGCGAACTGGAAAACACCATTGAGCGGGCAGCCATTCTCTGTAATGACGGCTGTATTGAGGCGGAAGATGTCCAGCCGGACAGCAGCCAGATGCCGGGTATCCAGGAATGGAGCTCCACCTTGGAACTGGGTCAGTTCATCCCGGAAGGACTCAGTCTTTCAGAGGTCTTGAGCGGTATTGAGGAAAAACTGGTTCGTCAGGCCCTGGAGGAGGCGAATAATGTCCAGGCCCGGGCAGCGGAAAAACTCGGGATCACCAAAAGCCTGCTGCAATACAAGATGAAGAAATACAATTTGCAGCGCAAAAAGAAATAG
- a CDS encoding PHP domain-containing protein: MCVELHTHSVYSDGTATPAELVHMAVERRLKGFALTDHDTLEGVPEAMQCGQELGMPVISGIEISVKHREHSLHILGYGVDPKNQVLLDWLARLQEGRIERNRNILGKLTKMGLLITEEELAQISDCGQTGRPHIARLMQEKGYVSNMQQAFRIYLGRNKPAWSSRLSYSASEAIAMLHQAGGVAVLAHPGMIDKNMNVQPQLIRELVERGLDGLEVFYPTHNSRIKKRLQTLARKYNLLCTGGSDYHGDQHGRLFAGEAGGICPPDSIIVELLERLQYVQMRENKEEHSA; encoded by the coding sequence ATGTGTGTTGAACTCCATACTCATTCTGTGTATTCCGATGGCACGGCCACTCCTGCTGAGCTGGTGCATATGGCGGTGGAACGCAGACTGAAAGGCTTTGCCCTCACAGACCATGACACCCTTGAAGGGGTGCCTGAGGCTATGCAATGCGGTCAGGAGCTGGGCATGCCAGTGATCAGCGGCATAGAGATCAGCGTCAAGCATCGGGAGCATTCTCTGCATATCCTGGGCTATGGTGTTGATCCCAAGAATCAAGTCCTTCTTGATTGGCTGGCCCGCCTCCAGGAGGGACGGATAGAGCGGAATAGGAATATTCTCGGTAAATTGACCAAAATGGGGCTTCTCATTACTGAAGAGGAGTTGGCGCAAATCTCTGACTGTGGTCAGACCGGCAGGCCGCACATCGCCCGTTTAATGCAAGAAAAGGGCTATGTGTCCAACATGCAACAGGCCTTTAGGATATATCTGGGACGGAATAAGCCCGCGTGGAGCAGCCGCTTGAGTTATTCCGCCTCTGAGGCCATTGCCATGCTCCATCAGGCCGGAGGCGTGGCCGTGCTTGCCCATCCAGGAATGATTGATAAGAACATGAACGTGCAGCCCCAGCTCATCCGGGAACTGGTCGAACGAGGACTTGATGGTCTGGAGGTTTTTTATCCCACCCACAACAGCAGGATAAAAAAACGTTTACAGACGCTGGCGAGGAAATATAATTTGCTCTGTACCGGGGGGAGTGACTACCACGGGGATCAACACGGCAGGCTTTTTGCGGGAGAAGCAGGCGGTATCTGTCCACCGGATTCAATAATAGTTGAACTCCTTGAGCGATTGCAATATGTTCAGATGAGAGAGAACAAAGAAGAACATTCCGCGTAA
- a CDS encoding Uma2 family endonuclease: protein MLTQAEQHISPEEYLAGEREAATRHEYFAGEVFAMAGASREHNQISANIVRLLGNQLLERPCSVFASDMKVKIKQKEKYTYPDIVVVCAKEEYEDEHQDVLLNPVVLIEILSNSTEAYDRGDKFSHYQEIPSFAEYILVSQYTFKMERFSRQPNNSWLYTIYQREQDLLSVQAIDCTLPLAEVYRKVQLHGTDR from the coding sequence ATGCTGACACAGGCAGAACAGCACATCAGCCCGGAAGAATACCTTGCCGGGGAAAGAGAAGCCGCTACGCGACACGAGTATTTTGCAGGAGAGGTCTTTGCTATGGCCGGGGCAAGCCGGGAACACAATCAGATCTCGGCAAATATCGTCCGTCTGTTGGGCAATCAGCTACTGGAAAGACCCTGCAGCGTTTTTGCCAGTGACATGAAGGTGAAGATCAAACAAAAGGAGAAATACACCTACCCTGATATCGTTGTGGTGTGTGCAAAGGAGGAATACGAAGACGAGCACCAGGATGTCCTGCTGAACCCGGTTGTCCTTATAGAAATCCTGTCCAACAGCACAGAGGCCTATGACCGAGGTGACAAATTCTCTCATTATCAGGAGATCCCTTCCTTTGCCGAATACATCCTGGTATCTCAGTATACCTTTAAGATGGAGCGGTTCAGCCGTCAGCCGAATAATTCCTGGTTGTATACGATATACCAAAGAGAACAAGATCTCCTCTCTGTCCAGGCAATAGATTGTACGCTGCCACTGGCTGAAGTCTACAGGAAGGTGCAGCTACATGGAACTGATCGCTGA
- a CDS encoding tetratricopeptide repeat protein has translation MELIAELWHWVVEGVIWLRDHPEVTWSGAGLTALAVLSFLITKLFTFFSRKDTTPPVGDTFTNSGSGTQNIAQGTNPVGKQENIRQDVTGNRNISSGTGDVYYKEEHHHYARTAQGIPLQRPKQAQYLVGREELLRDVLAALGPGKVVTLCGPGGIGKTALASRVAWELAPEQEAPALFPDGLLFYSFYGRKDVGLAFDHLVRSYRDDGQDNSPEAVGRLLANKQALIILDGAEEADDLPAVLRCCGGCGVLITSRKRNDAPGELLEVKRLDKLPAEEAFRLYSGTTADEATVRAVCKGLGGWPLALRIAGQYLRNTGESAAEYLRWLEKRPFRKLGSGKHQEDNAALLLRRSMEQVSDDAVQVLRVAGVLAFAPISLEPVMAVLSEEGDDEDDLELRSREALNELVLFGLLERREERWQISHALVHTYARNEEALSRDALKRLAGWYITFCEAASAENAKGYARLDGERAHCLRLIESCLDRELWEEVQGLEGAMWEYLDRQGWWTEQLTALEMRLTAARQAGDRRDEGWCLNSLGYTYRRRREDDKGLDYYQQTLPICRELGDRKGEGVTLNNMAAIYDDLGRYDKALETFQQSLSIRREVGDRKGEGRTLNNIAGVYYAQEDYEQALSFYEQCLPIAQEVGNKIGEGRTLNNIGSIYYAQGEYSKAADYHHQALVIARQLGDRNGEVNYCWNVGTAYENLGDLARAEEYISLAVEIAEQISHPSLDKYRDGLTDTQAKRQGA, from the coding sequence ATGGAACTGATCGCTGAGCTTTGGCACTGGGTCGTAGAAGGGGTGATATGGTTGCGGGATCACCCCGAGGTCACCTGGAGCGGTGCCGGGCTGACTGCCCTTGCCGTCCTCTCCTTCCTCATTACGAAGTTATTCACCTTCTTCTCTCGGAAAGACACCACCCCGCCTGTGGGCGATACCTTCACGAACAGCGGGAGTGGTACACAGAACATCGCTCAAGGGACGAACCCCGTCGGCAAGCAGGAGAATATCCGGCAGGATGTAACGGGTAACCGCAACATCTCCTCCGGAACCGGCGATGTATACTACAAAGAAGAGCACCACCACTACGCCCGCACCGCCCAAGGCATCCCCTTGCAGCGGCCCAAGCAGGCCCAGTATCTTGTTGGCAGGGAGGAACTGCTGCGCGATGTCCTGGCTGCGCTCGGGCCGGGCAAGGTGGTCACGCTTTGCGGACCCGGCGGTATTGGCAAGACCGCCCTGGCCTCGCGGGTCGCCTGGGAGCTGGCTCCTGAGCAGGAAGCCCCGGCCCTGTTCCCGGACGGCCTGCTCTTCTACTCCTTTTACGGGCGCAAGGATGTGGGCCTGGCCTTTGACCACCTGGTGCGCAGTTATCGCGATGATGGGCAGGACAACAGCCCGGAGGCGGTGGGCCGTTTGCTGGCGAACAAGCAGGCCCTGATCATTCTGGACGGGGCTGAGGAGGCCGACGACCTGCCTGCCGTGCTTCGTTGCTGCGGGGGCTGCGGGGTGCTGATCACCAGCCGGAAGCGGAACGATGCGCCGGGTGAGCTGCTGGAGGTCAAACGGCTGGACAAGCTGCCCGCAGAGGAGGCGTTCCGGCTCTACAGCGGCACAACGGCGGATGAGGCCACGGTGCGGGCCGTGTGCAAGGGACTGGGCGGCTGGCCCCTGGCCCTGCGCATTGCCGGGCAGTATCTCCGCAACACGGGTGAGAGCGCGGCAGAGTATCTGCGCTGGCTGGAGAAGCGGCCTTTCAGGAAGCTGGGCAGTGGCAAGCATCAGGAGGACAACGCGGCTCTGCTGCTGCGGCGCAGTATGGAGCAGGTGAGCGACGATGCCGTGCAGGTGCTGCGGGTGGCCGGGGTGCTGGCCTTTGCGCCTATCAGCCTTGAGCCGGTCATGGCAGTGCTGTCTGAGGAGGGGGATGACGAGGATGACCTTGAGCTGCGCAGCAGGGAAGCCCTGAACGAGCTGGTGCTCTTCGGCCTGCTGGAACGGCGGGAGGAACGGTGGCAGATAAGCCACGCCCTGGTGCATACATACGCCCGGAACGAGGAAGCCCTGAGCCGGGATGCACTGAAGCGGCTGGCAGGCTGGTACATTACTTTCTGCGAGGCTGCGAGTGCGGAAAACGCGAAAGGCTATGCCCGCCTGGATGGGGAACGGGCGCATTGCCTGCGCCTGATAGAGAGCTGCCTGGACAGGGAGCTGTGGGAGGAGGTGCAAGGCTTGGAAGGGGCGATGTGGGAGTATCTTGACCGGCAGGGCTGGTGGACAGAGCAGCTAACCGCCCTTGAGATGCGCCTGACTGCGGCCCGGCAGGCAGGCGACCGCAGAGATGAAGGCTGGTGTCTGAACAGCTTGGGCTATACCTATCGGCGACGCAGGGAAGATGACAAGGGCTTGGATTACTACCAGCAAACCCTACCTATATGCCGCGAGCTGGGTGATCGTAAGGGAGAAGGCGTGACCCTGAATAACATGGCAGCGATCTATGACGATCTTGGTAGGTATGATAAGGCCCTGGAGACTTTTCAGCAGAGTCTGAGCATCCGACGAGAGGTCGGTGACCGAAAGGGCGAAGGCAGGACCCTGAATAATATCGCCGGGGTTTATTATGCCCAAGAAGACTATGAGCAAGCCTTGTCCTTTTATGAGCAATGCCTCCCTATCGCACAGGAGGTTGGCAATAAGATTGGGGAAGGCAGAACCCTGAACAACATTGGCTCCATTTACTATGCACAGGGTGAGTACAGCAAGGCGGCGGACTATCATCACCAAGCCTTGGTGATTGCTCGACAGCTTGGTGATAGGAATGGAGAAGTTAACTATTGCTGGAATGTTGGAACAGCCTATGAGAATTTGGGCGACCTTGCCCGGGCCGAGGAATACATCAGCCTAGCCGTGGAGATCGCAGAGCAAATCAGCCACCCTTCCCTGGATAAATACCGCGATGGATTGACGGATACGCAGGCAAAGCGGCAAGGGGCGTAG
- a CDS encoding YgiQ family radical SAM protein, producing the protein MPQQSKTTLAFLPTTRKELHQLGWDRPDIILVSGDAYIDSPFIGTAVIGRVLADAGFRVGIIAQPDLQGEDICRLGEPRLFWGVSGGCVDSMVANRTASGKHRKQDDYTPGGINNRRPDRAVLIYANLIRSKFKNTCPIVLGGIEASLRRIAHYDYWSKSVRRSILLDAKADFLLYGMAERAVLELATALRDDTDPYTIRGLCYPASERPEGHLLLPSYEEAKGDTPQGKKAFTRMFRRFYENNDPITAQGLAQLHGTRWLIQNPPQPHLSPEELDHFHSLDYQLDLHPFHQQQGNVRALETIRFSLATHRGCYGECNFCAIAVHQGRTIVQRTRKSILAEAHRLLKHPGFKGRIHDVGGPTANMYGVECRKKRTKGACLEKRCLFPEKCKALQVDHSEQLRLLEELRQLKGVKQVVVSSGIRYDLILADQRNGLTYLRQVVRHHVSGQMKVAPEHCQDNVLACMGKPGRDSLLRFRDLFNKMSAQEGLKQFLTYYIIAAHPGCRQQDMQAMKNFAQQELKVLPRQVQIFTPTPSTWSTLMYWTGENPLSGQPCFVEKDNQAREQQKAVLTGPAQSPHKRQGQNRTFAPKNRQKAGAGTRKKGKFTPRRRKG; encoded by the coding sequence GTGCCGCAGCAAAGCAAGACAACACTGGCCTTTCTCCCCACAACCCGGAAGGAACTCCACCAGCTGGGCTGGGACCGCCCGGATATTATCCTGGTCAGCGGCGATGCCTATATCGACTCGCCCTTTATCGGCACTGCCGTGATTGGCCGAGTCCTGGCGGATGCAGGCTTCCGGGTGGGAATCATTGCCCAGCCTGATCTCCAGGGCGAGGATATCTGCCGCCTGGGCGAGCCCCGGCTCTTCTGGGGCGTGAGTGGCGGCTGTGTAGACTCGATGGTGGCCAACCGCACCGCATCGGGCAAGCACCGCAAGCAGGACGACTACACCCCTGGTGGCATCAACAACCGCAGGCCGGACCGGGCTGTGCTGATCTATGCCAACCTGATCCGCAGCAAATTCAAGAACACCTGCCCCATTGTCCTGGGCGGTATAGAGGCCAGCCTTCGCCGCATTGCCCATTATGATTACTGGAGCAAGAGCGTGCGCCGCTCCATCCTCCTGGATGCCAAGGCTGATTTCCTCCTCTACGGCATGGCCGAGCGGGCCGTGCTGGAGCTGGCCACTGCCCTGCGGGATGATACTGATCCCTACACCATACGCGGTCTCTGCTACCCTGCTTCAGAGCGCCCAGAGGGGCACCTGCTCCTGCCTTCCTACGAGGAGGCAAAGGGAGACACCCCTCAGGGCAAGAAGGCCTTTACCCGGATGTTCCGCCGCTTTTACGAGAATAACGATCCTATCACGGCCCAGGGCCTGGCCCAGCTCCACGGTACCCGCTGGCTGATCCAGAACCCACCTCAGCCCCACCTCTCCCCGGAAGAGCTGGATCATTTCCATAGCCTGGATTACCAGCTGGACCTCCATCCTTTCCATCAGCAGCAGGGGAATGTACGGGCCCTGGAGACGATCCGTTTCTCCCTGGCCACCCACCGGGGATGCTATGGCGAGTGTAACTTCTGCGCCATTGCTGTCCACCAGGGGCGGACCATAGTCCAGCGCACGAGGAAGTCCATCCTTGCAGAGGCCCATCGCCTGCTCAAGCACCCTGGCTTTAAAGGGCGCATCCACGACGTGGGCGGCCCTACCGCCAATATGTATGGGGTGGAATGCCGCAAGAAGCGAACCAAGGGCGCCTGCCTGGAGAAACGCTGCCTCTTTCCTGAGAAATGCAAGGCCTTGCAGGTGGATCACAGCGAGCAGCTCCGCCTGCTGGAGGAGCTGCGCCAACTCAAGGGGGTTAAGCAGGTGGTGGTGTCTTCCGGCATCCGCTACGACCTCATCCTGGCCGACCAGCGAAACGGCTTGACCTATCTGCGCCAGGTGGTGCGCCATCATGTCTCCGGCCAGATGAAGGTGGCCCCGGAGCATTGCCAGGATAATGTACTGGCCTGTATGGGTAAGCCGGGCCGGGACAGCCTGCTCCGCTTCCGCGATCTCTTTAATAAGATGAGCGCCCAGGAAGGGCTGAAGCAGTTCCTCACCTATTACATTATTGCGGCCCATCCCGGCTGTCGCCAGCAGGACATGCAGGCCATGAAGAACTTTGCCCAGCAGGAGCTGAAGGTCCTGCCCAGGCAGGTGCAGATCTTTACGCCCACGCCCTCAACCTGGTCTACCCTCATGTACTGGACCGGCGAGAATCCCTTGAGCGGCCAGCCCTGCTTTGTGGAGAAGGACAACCAGGCCCGGGAGCAGCAAAAGGCGGTGCTCACCGGCCCGGCCCAGAGCCCCCATAAGAGACAGGGGCAGAATCGTACCTTTGCTCCAAAGAATCGGCAAAAGGCAGGGGCAGGGACACGAAAGAAGGGAAAGTTTACTCCCCGCAGGCGGAAGGGATAA